The Arachis ipaensis cultivar K30076 chromosome B07, Araip1.1, whole genome shotgun sequence genome includes a window with the following:
- the LOC107608879 gene encoding uncharacterized WD repeat-containing protein C17D11.16 isoform X1: protein MISAISWIPIGASKAEPTVVEPPSKEEIQDIITAAAAASGADSENEEEASDERMDDAGGAVDEVARALNVADALGKADKLDDIALGLKELDMEHYDDEDEGVEVFSSGIGDLYYPSNDLDPYIKDKNDDDDSEELEDMIINPTDSVIVCARTEDDLSLLEVHILEDVGTSEMNMYVHHDIIIPAFPLSTAWLDCLQGREKGNFLAVGSMEPSIEIWDLDVIDAVQPCMVLGGISEKKKKGKKKSIKYKDDSHTDSVLGLSWNKACRNVLASASADKRVKIWDVATGKCESTMEHHTDKVQAVAWHHHEQEILLSGSFDHTVVLRDVRMSSHPGYKWSVTADVESLAWDPHTNHYFVVSLEDGTVKCFDVRTAKSESTSDLSSTFTLHAHDKAVTSVSYNASAPNLLATGSMDKTVKLWDLSNNQPSVVASKNSNAVSLLLLFVEILTGKKVFSSLNHDTSSMVDFCFWMRLFRELYFLFRSQRTTPLCWL, encoded by the exons ATGATTTCAGCTATTTCGTGGATACCGATAGGTGCTTCGAAGGCGGAACCCACCGTAGTTGAACCTCCTTCCAAGGAAGAAATTCAAGATATAAtcaccgccgccgccgccgcAAG TGGAGCAGAcagtgaaaatgaggaagaagcaAGTGATGAACGCATGGATGATGCCGGTGGTGCCGTCGATGAAGTTGCGCGAGCACTCAATGTTGCTGATGCTCTCGGGAAGGCTGATAAATTGGACGATATTGCCCTCGGTTTGAAGGAGCTTGACATGGAACATTACGATGATGAAGATGAAG GAGTTGAGGTATTTAGTTCCGGGATTGGTGATCTTTATTATCCAAGTAACGACCTGGATCCTTATATCAAAGATAAGAAC GATGATGATGACTCTGAGGAACTCGAAGACATGATCATTAATCCAACTGATTCCGTCATTGTTTGTGCTCGTACTGAGGACGATCTCAGTCTTCTCGAG GTTCATATACTTGAGGACGTCGGTACTAGTGAGATGAACATGTATGTCCATCATGATATCATAATTCCTGCATTTCCACTATCCACAGCTTGGCTTGACTGCCTTCAAGGAAGAGAGAAAG GAAACTTCTTAGCTGTTGGTTCAATGGAACCGTCAATAGAAATTTGGGACCTTGATGTT ATTGATGCAGTGCAGCCATGCATGGTTTTAGGTGGCAtttcagagaaaaagaagaaggggaagaag AAATCAATCAAATACAAAGATGACAGTCACACTGACTCTGTACTTGGTCTTTCCTGGAACAAAGCGTGCAG GAATGTACTTGCTAGTGCCAGTGCTGACAAGCGAGTCAAGATTTGGGATGTGGCTACTGGGAAGTGTGAGAGTACAATGGAGCATCACACGGACAAG GTTCAAGCAGTTGCTTGGCATCATCATGAACAAGAAATTCTTCTTAGTGGTTCGTTTGATCATACTGTGGTCCTG AGGGATGTAAGGATGTCATCCCATCCTGGTTATAAGTGGTCAGTCACAGCTGATGTCGAGAGCTTGGCCTGGGATCCACACActaaccactattttgtg GTGAGTCTCGAGGATGGTACTGTCAAGTGTTTTGATGTTCGGACAGCAAAGTCTGAATCCACATCTGATCTAAGTTCTACATTTACTCTTCATGCACATGACAAAGCTGTTACCTCAGTATCCTATAATGCGTCAGCACCTAAT CTACTTGCTACTGGATCGATGGACAAAACG GTAAAGCTTTGGGATTTATCGAATAACCAACCATCTGTTGTGGCATCTAAAAACTCCAATGCTGTAAGTTTGCTTCTTTTATTTGTTGAGATTTTAACGGGAAAAAAGGTATTCTCTAGTCTGAATCATGATACAAGTAGCATGGTTGACTTCTGTTTTTGGATGCGGCTGTTCAGGGAGCTGTATTTTCTATTTCGTTCTCAGAGGACAACCCCTTTGTGTTGGCTATAG
- the LOC107608879 gene encoding uncharacterized WD repeat-containing protein C17D11.16 isoform X3, protein MISAISWIPIGASKAEPTVVEPPSKEEIQDIITAAAAASGADSENEEEASDERMDDAGGAVDEVARALNVADALGKADKLDDIALGLKELDMEHYDDEDEGVEVFSSGIGDLYYPSNDLDPYIKDKNDDDDSEELEDMIINPTDSVIVCARTEDDLSLLEVHILEDVGTSEMNMYVHHDIIIPAFPLSTAWLDCLQGREKGNFLAVGSMEPSIEIWDLDVIDAVQPCMVLGGISEKKKKGKKKSIKYKDDSHTDSVLGLSWNKACRNVLASASADKRVKIWDVATGKCESTMEHHTDKVQAVAWHHHEQEILLSGSFDHTVVLRDVRMSSHPGYKWSVTADVESLAWDPHTNHYFVVSLEDGTVKCFDVRTAKSESTSDLSSTFTLHAHDKAVTSVSYNASAPNLLATGSMDKTVKLWDLSNNQPSVVASKNSNAGAVFSISFSEDNPFVLAIGGSEGKLQVWDTLSESAVSRRYENYNKNRTRS, encoded by the exons ATGATTTCAGCTATTTCGTGGATACCGATAGGTGCTTCGAAGGCGGAACCCACCGTAGTTGAACCTCCTTCCAAGGAAGAAATTCAAGATATAAtcaccgccgccgccgccgcAAG TGGAGCAGAcagtgaaaatgaggaagaagcaAGTGATGAACGCATGGATGATGCCGGTGGTGCCGTCGATGAAGTTGCGCGAGCACTCAATGTTGCTGATGCTCTCGGGAAGGCTGATAAATTGGACGATATTGCCCTCGGTTTGAAGGAGCTTGACATGGAACATTACGATGATGAAGATGAAG GAGTTGAGGTATTTAGTTCCGGGATTGGTGATCTTTATTATCCAAGTAACGACCTGGATCCTTATATCAAAGATAAGAAC GATGATGATGACTCTGAGGAACTCGAAGACATGATCATTAATCCAACTGATTCCGTCATTGTTTGTGCTCGTACTGAGGACGATCTCAGTCTTCTCGAG GTTCATATACTTGAGGACGTCGGTACTAGTGAGATGAACATGTATGTCCATCATGATATCATAATTCCTGCATTTCCACTATCCACAGCTTGGCTTGACTGCCTTCAAGGAAGAGAGAAAG GAAACTTCTTAGCTGTTGGTTCAATGGAACCGTCAATAGAAATTTGGGACCTTGATGTT ATTGATGCAGTGCAGCCATGCATGGTTTTAGGTGGCAtttcagagaaaaagaagaaggggaagaag AAATCAATCAAATACAAAGATGACAGTCACACTGACTCTGTACTTGGTCTTTCCTGGAACAAAGCGTGCAG GAATGTACTTGCTAGTGCCAGTGCTGACAAGCGAGTCAAGATTTGGGATGTGGCTACTGGGAAGTGTGAGAGTACAATGGAGCATCACACGGACAAG GTTCAAGCAGTTGCTTGGCATCATCATGAACAAGAAATTCTTCTTAGTGGTTCGTTTGATCATACTGTGGTCCTG AGGGATGTAAGGATGTCATCCCATCCTGGTTATAAGTGGTCAGTCACAGCTGATGTCGAGAGCTTGGCCTGGGATCCACACActaaccactattttgtg GTGAGTCTCGAGGATGGTACTGTCAAGTGTTTTGATGTTCGGACAGCAAAGTCTGAATCCACATCTGATCTAAGTTCTACATTTACTCTTCATGCACATGACAAAGCTGTTACCTCAGTATCCTATAATGCGTCAGCACCTAAT CTACTTGCTACTGGATCGATGGACAAAACG GTAAAGCTTTGGGATTTATCGAATAACCAACCATCTGTTGTGGCATCTAAAAACTCCAATGCT GGAGCTGTATTTTCTATTTCGTTCTCAGAGGACAACCCCTTTGTGTTGGCTATAGGAGGCTCAGAGGGAAAATTGCAA GTTTGGGACACTTTATCTGAGTCTGCTGTCTCTCGGCGTTATGAAAATTACAACAAGAATAGAACTCGGTCGTGA
- the LOC107608879 gene encoding uncharacterized WD repeat-containing protein C17D11.16 isoform X2: MISAISWIPIGASKAEPTVVEPPSKEEIQDIITAASGADSENEEEASDERMDDAGGAVDEVARALNVADALGKADKLDDIALGLKELDMEHYDDEDEGVEVFSSGIGDLYYPSNDLDPYIKDKNDDDDSEELEDMIINPTDSVIVCARTEDDLSLLEVHILEDVGTSEMNMYVHHDIIIPAFPLSTAWLDCLQGREKGNFLAVGSMEPSIEIWDLDVIDAVQPCMVLGGISEKKKKGKKKSIKYKDDSHTDSVLGLSWNKACRNVLASASADKRVKIWDVATGKCESTMEHHTDKVQAVAWHHHEQEILLSGSFDHTVVLRDVRMSSHPGYKWSVTADVESLAWDPHTNHYFVVSLEDGTVKCFDVRTAKSESTSDLSSTFTLHAHDKAVTSVSYNASAPNLLATGSMDKTVKLWDLSNNQPSVVASKNSNAVSLLLLFVEILTGKKVFSSLNHDTSSMVDFCFWMRLFRELYFLFRSQRTTPLCWL, translated from the exons ATGATTTCAGCTATTTCGTGGATACCGATAGGTGCTTCGAAGGCGGAACCCACCGTAGTTGAACCTCCTTCCAAGGAAGAAATTCAAGATATAAtcaccgccgc CAGTGGAGCAGAcagtgaaaatgaggaagaagcaAGTGATGAACGCATGGATGATGCCGGTGGTGCCGTCGATGAAGTTGCGCGAGCACTCAATGTTGCTGATGCTCTCGGGAAGGCTGATAAATTGGACGATATTGCCCTCGGTTTGAAGGAGCTTGACATGGAACATTACGATGATGAAGATGAAG GAGTTGAGGTATTTAGTTCCGGGATTGGTGATCTTTATTATCCAAGTAACGACCTGGATCCTTATATCAAAGATAAGAAC GATGATGATGACTCTGAGGAACTCGAAGACATGATCATTAATCCAACTGATTCCGTCATTGTTTGTGCTCGTACTGAGGACGATCTCAGTCTTCTCGAG GTTCATATACTTGAGGACGTCGGTACTAGTGAGATGAACATGTATGTCCATCATGATATCATAATTCCTGCATTTCCACTATCCACAGCTTGGCTTGACTGCCTTCAAGGAAGAGAGAAAG GAAACTTCTTAGCTGTTGGTTCAATGGAACCGTCAATAGAAATTTGGGACCTTGATGTT ATTGATGCAGTGCAGCCATGCATGGTTTTAGGTGGCAtttcagagaaaaagaagaaggggaagaag AAATCAATCAAATACAAAGATGACAGTCACACTGACTCTGTACTTGGTCTTTCCTGGAACAAAGCGTGCAG GAATGTACTTGCTAGTGCCAGTGCTGACAAGCGAGTCAAGATTTGGGATGTGGCTACTGGGAAGTGTGAGAGTACAATGGAGCATCACACGGACAAG GTTCAAGCAGTTGCTTGGCATCATCATGAACAAGAAATTCTTCTTAGTGGTTCGTTTGATCATACTGTGGTCCTG AGGGATGTAAGGATGTCATCCCATCCTGGTTATAAGTGGTCAGTCACAGCTGATGTCGAGAGCTTGGCCTGGGATCCACACActaaccactattttgtg GTGAGTCTCGAGGATGGTACTGTCAAGTGTTTTGATGTTCGGACAGCAAAGTCTGAATCCACATCTGATCTAAGTTCTACATTTACTCTTCATGCACATGACAAAGCTGTTACCTCAGTATCCTATAATGCGTCAGCACCTAAT CTACTTGCTACTGGATCGATGGACAAAACG GTAAAGCTTTGGGATTTATCGAATAACCAACCATCTGTTGTGGCATCTAAAAACTCCAATGCTGTAAGTTTGCTTCTTTTATTTGTTGAGATTTTAACGGGAAAAAAGGTATTCTCTAGTCTGAATCATGATACAAGTAGCATGGTTGACTTCTGTTTTTGGATGCGGCTGTTCAGGGAGCTGTATTTTCTATTTCGTTCTCAGAGGACAACCCCTTTGTGTTGGCTATAG
- the LOC107606410 gene encoding polygalacturonase-like isoform X2, with protein sequence MDMELSTTTLVLFILLAACGIAQSLVVPISKYGGVPNSDITQALTNAWREACASPIASKIVIPRGNFRMRAVDLKGPCKAPIELYVDGTIIAPMNPRGVGDEWQWVKVQYVDYFTLSGNGVFDGQGAIAWQQNDCGTNLNCARTPMNFGFNFMKHAVVRTITSKDSKNFNVNVLGCQNFTFDGFKVIAPGNSLNTDGIHLGRSNGVRILNTDIKAGDDCISIGDGSVNTYIYNVKCGPGHGISVGSLGKYTTEAPVDGLILKKVTLTNTDNGLRIKTWPSAPGTSPISNLFYEDVTMINVRNPIIIDQEYCPWNQCNKRNPSKIRIRNVSFKNIRGASLTREPHMQQCFAMSAGYAT encoded by the exons ATGGATATGGAGTTGAGCACCACAACGCTTGTTTTATTCATATTGCTGGCTGCGTGTGGCATAGCTCAATCTCTTGTCGTTCCTATTTCAAAATATGGTGGGGTACCTAATTCAGATATAACTCAGGCTCTTACAAATGCATGGAGAGAAGCATGTGCATCACCAATAGCAAGCAAGATTGTGATACCTCGTGGGAATTTTAGAATGAGGGCAGTGGATTTGAAAGGTCCTTGTAAGGCTCCTATTGAGCTTTATGTTGATGGAACAATTATAGCACCAATGAACCCTCGTGGTGTTGGCGACGAATGGCAATGGGTTAAGGTTCAATATGTTGATTACTTCACCCTATCTGGCAATGGTGTTTTTGATGGTCAAGGTGCAATTGCTTGGCAACAAAATGATTGTGGAACCAACCTCAATTGTGCTAGGACTCCAATG AATTTCGGTTTCAACTTCATGAAACATGCAGTTGTTAGGACAATAACATCAAAGGATAGCAAGAACTTTAATGTGAATGTACTGGGGTGCCAAAACTTCACCTTTGATGGGTTCAAGGTCATTGCACCAGGGAACAGCCTAAACACAGATGGTATCCACTTGGGAAGATCAAATGGAGTCAGGATTCTGAACACAGACATAAAGGCCGGAGACGATTGCATCTCGATCGGCGACGGAAGCGTGAACACATACATCTACAATGTGAAGTGTGGACCTGGCCATGGCATCAGTGTTGGAAGCCTTGGCAAGTACACCACTGAGGCTCCTGTGGATGGTCTTATTCTCAAGAAGGTCACTCTCACAAACACTGACAATGGTTTGAGGATCAAGACTTGGCCTAGTGCTCCTGGAACTTCTCCTATCTCTAATCTCTTTTATGAAGACGTTACCATGATTAATGTCAGGAACCCTATTATCATTGACCAGGAGTATTGCCCTTGGAACCAGTGCAATAAACGG AATCCATCAAAAATAAGGATAAGAAATGTTTCATTCAAGAACATTAGGGGCGCCTCATTAACCAGGGAACCTCATATGCAGCAGTGCTTTGCCATGTCAGCAGGTTACGCTACGTGA
- the LOC107606410 gene encoding polygalacturonase-like isoform X1, which translates to MDMELSTTTLVLFILLAACGIAQSLVVPISKYGGVPNSDITQALTNAWREACASPIASKIVIPRGNFRMRAVDLKGPCKAPIELYVDGTIIAPMNPRGVGDEWQWVKVQYVDYFTLSGNGVFDGQGAIAWQQNDCGTNLNCARTPMNFGFNFMKHAVVRTITSKDSKNFNVNVLGCQNFTFDGFKVIAPGNSLNTDGIHLGRSNGVRILNTDIKAGDDCISIGDGSVNTYIYNVKCGPGHGISVGSLGKYTTEAPVDGLILKKVTLTNTDNGLRIKTWPSAPGTSPISNLFYEDVTMINVRNPIIIDQEYCPWNQCNKRNPSKIRIRNVSFKNIRGTSLTREGVNLICSSALPCQQVTLRDIDLKFNGAPAVAVCRNVRPTVAGRALPFVAAN; encoded by the exons ATGGATATGGAGTTGAGCACCACAACGCTTGTTTTATTCATATTGCTGGCTGCGTGTGGCATAGCTCAATCTCTTGTCGTTCCTATTTCAAAATATGGTGGGGTACCTAATTCAGATATAACTCAGGCTCTTACAAATGCATGGAGAGAAGCATGTGCATCACCAATAGCAAGCAAGATTGTGATACCTCGTGGGAATTTTAGAATGAGGGCAGTGGATTTGAAAGGTCCTTGTAAGGCTCCTATTGAGCTTTATGTTGATGGAACAATTATAGCACCAATGAACCCTCGTGGTGTTGGCGACGAATGGCAATGGGTTAAGGTTCAATATGTTGATTACTTCACCCTATCTGGCAATGGTGTTTTTGATGGTCAAGGTGCAATTGCTTGGCAACAAAATGATTGTGGAACCAACCTCAATTGTGCTAGGACTCCAATG AATTTCGGTTTCAACTTCATGAAACATGCAGTTGTTAGGACAATAACATCAAAGGATAGCAAGAACTTTAATGTGAATGTACTGGGGTGCCAAAACTTCACCTTTGATGGGTTCAAGGTCATTGCACCAGGGAACAGCCTAAACACAGATGGTATCCACTTGGGAAGATCAAATGGAGTCAGGATTCTGAACACAGACATAAAGGCCGGAGACGATTGCATCTCGATCGGCGACGGAAGCGTGAACACATACATCTACAATGTGAAGTGTGGACCTGGCCATGGCATCAGTGTTGGAAGCCTTGGCAAGTACACCACTGAGGCTCCTGTGGATGGTCTTATTCTCAAGAAGGTCACTCTCACAAACACTGACAATGGTTTGAGGATCAAGACTTGGCCTAGTGCTCCTGGAACTTCTCCTATCTCTAATCTCTTTTATGAAGACGTTACCATGATTAATGTCAGGAACCCTATTATCATTGACCAGGAGTATTGCCCTTGGAACCAGTGCAATAAACGG AATCCATCGAAAATAAGGATAAGAAATGTTTCATTCAAGAACATTAGGGGTACCTCATTAACCAGGGAAGGGGTGAACCTCATATGCAGCAGTGCTTTGCCATGTCAGCAGGTCACGCTACGTGATATTGATCTCAAATTCAACGGAGCTCCGGCAGTCGCCGTATGTCGTAACGTCAGGCCAACCGTTGCAGGAAGAGCTCTTCCATTCGTAGCTGCTAATTAG
- the LOC107608878 gene encoding uncharacterized protein LOC107608878 produces the protein MVIPPPVRPPRITQFLKPYVLRMHFTNKYVSAQVIHTPTATVASSASSQEKALRSSLEIKRDVAAAAKIGKLLAERLLLKDIAAVSVHLKREQKYHGKVKAVIDSLRDAGVKLL, from the coding sequence ATGGTTATCCCTCCTCCAGTAAGGCCTCCAAGGATCACACAATTTCTAAAACCCTATGTTCTGAGAATGCATTTTACCAATAAGTATGTGAGTGCCCAGGTGATCCACACGCCAACTGCTACGGTGGCCTCTTCTGCTAGCTCACAGGAGAAAGCATTGAGATCAAGCTTGGAAATTAAGCGTGATGTGGCCGCGGCTGCAAAGATCGGGAAGTTACTAGCCGAACGCCTCTTGCTTAAGGACATTGCTGCTGTTTCTGTTCATTTGAAGAGAGAACAGAAGTATCATGGGAAGGTTAAGGCAGTTATTGATTCTCTCAGGGATGCTGGCGTTAAGCTTCTTTGA